A region of Deinococcus rubellus DNA encodes the following proteins:
- the recD2 gene encoding SF1B family DNA helicase RecD2, which produces MTDLASLTDFKPRQLSVTGSVNKVRYRAESGFTVLSATLRNEEGEDGDATVVGLMPPLDIGDSFSAEVSMEEHREYGYQYKVLNMVLEAVPADLTEEGVAAYLEARVGGVGKVLAKRIASHFGPATFEVLSETPEKMLQVPGITQATLFKMTQSWNVQGGERRSLAALQGLGLSIAQAQRAAKHFGEAAAERLQADIYALTEVEGIGFLTADKLAREQGMTLDDPRRLTAAAVYAVQQAAQQGGHSYLPRERAEKGVAHYARVTPQQALLALDNAVELNRLKDDAGRIYLPPVLRAERRLAGTIRTLINTPPTGEWTVPAGADQGLSAEQASVLHLMEDHRLVVLTGGPGTGKSTTTRAVADLAESLGLEVGLCAPTGKAARRLGEVTGRSASTIHRLLGYGPEGFRHNHLEPAPFELIIVDEVSMCGDALMLSLLAAVPPGARVLLVGDTDQLPPVDAGLPLHAVTQVAPTIRLTQVYRQAAQNPIIRAAHDLLHGQAPEWGPEELHHVATEADVGARRVALLVRELGGPGKVQVLTPMRKGPLGVEMLNHHLQGVFNPGVGGVRIADGEARAGDIVVQTKNDYQNEVFNGTLGTVLREDRGKLQVDFDGNIVDLAGAELFNLQLGYALTVHRAQGSEWGTVLGVLHEAHMPMLSRNLAYTALTRAKERFVGVGSQSAWVRAAGKQKDERYTALLERIRG; this is translated from the coding sequence GTGACCGACCTCGCCTCGCTGACCGATTTCAAACCCCGGCAGCTCAGTGTGACCGGCAGCGTCAATAAGGTGCGCTACCGTGCCGAGAGCGGCTTCACGGTGCTGTCGGCCACCCTCAGGAACGAGGAGGGCGAGGACGGTGACGCCACCGTGGTCGGCCTGATGCCGCCCCTGGACATCGGAGACAGCTTCAGCGCCGAGGTCAGCATGGAAGAGCACCGCGAGTACGGCTACCAGTACAAGGTGCTGAATATGGTGCTGGAAGCTGTGCCCGCCGACCTCACCGAGGAGGGCGTGGCGGCTTACCTGGAAGCCCGTGTGGGCGGCGTCGGTAAGGTACTGGCCAAGCGTATCGCCTCGCACTTCGGCCCGGCGACCTTCGAGGTGCTCTCAGAGACCCCCGAGAAGATGCTTCAGGTGCCGGGCATCACCCAGGCCACCCTGTTCAAGATGACCCAGAGCTGGAACGTGCAGGGCGGTGAGCGCCGTTCACTCGCGGCCTTGCAGGGCCTGGGCCTGAGCATTGCTCAGGCGCAGCGGGCTGCCAAGCACTTCGGCGAGGCGGCTGCCGAGCGGTTGCAGGCCGACATCTACGCCCTGACCGAAGTGGAGGGCATCGGCTTTTTGACCGCCGACAAGCTGGCCCGTGAGCAGGGCATGACCCTGGACGACCCGCGTCGCCTGACCGCCGCCGCCGTCTACGCCGTGCAGCAGGCCGCGCAGCAGGGCGGGCACAGCTACCTGCCGCGTGAGCGGGCCGAGAAGGGTGTGGCGCACTACGCCCGCGTCACGCCGCAGCAGGCGCTGCTGGCCCTCGACAACGCCGTGGAGCTGAACCGCCTCAAGGACGACGCGGGCCGGATCTACCTGCCGCCCGTGCTGCGCGCCGAGCGGCGGCTGGCCGGGACCATCCGCACCCTGATCAACACGCCGCCGACGGGTGAGTGGACCGTGCCCGCCGGAGCCGACCAGGGTCTGTCGGCGGAACAGGCCAGCGTGCTGCACCTGATGGAAGATCACCGCCTGGTGGTGCTGACCGGCGGCCCCGGGACCGGCAAGAGCACCACCACGCGGGCGGTGGCCGATCTGGCCGAGTCGCTGGGCCTGGAAGTGGGTCTGTGCGCCCCCACCGGAAAGGCGGCGCGGCGGCTGGGCGAGGTCACAGGCCGCAGCGCCAGCACCATTCACCGCCTGCTCGGCTACGGTCCCGAGGGCTTCCGGCACAACCATCTGGAACCGGCCCCGTTCGAGCTGATCATCGTGGACGAGGTGAGCATGTGCGGCGACGCGCTGATGCTGAGCCTGCTGGCTGCCGTGCCGCCGGGCGCGCGGGTGCTGCTGGTGGGCGATACCGATCAGTTGCCCCCGGTGGACGCCGGATTGCCGCTGCACGCCGTCACCCAGGTCGCGCCCACCATCCGGCTGACCCAGGTGTACCGTCAGGCCGCCCAGAACCCGATTATCCGGGCGGCGCACGACCTGCTGCATGGTCAGGCTCCAGAGTGGGGGCCGGAAGAACTCCATCACGTCGCCACTGAGGCCGACGTGGGGGCGCGGCGGGTCGCCCTGCTGGTGCGCGAACTCGGCGGCCCCGGCAAGGTGCAGGTGCTGACCCCCATGCGCAAGGGGCCGCTGGGCGTGGAGATGCTCAACCACCACCTTCAGGGCGTGTTCAATCCTGGCGTGGGTGGCGTGCGGATTGCCGACGGCGAGGCTCGGGCCGGGGACATCGTGGTGCAGACCAAGAACGATTACCAGAACGAGGTCTTCAACGGCACGCTGGGCACCGTGCTGCGTGAGGACCGGGGCAAGTTGCAGGTGGATTTTGACGGCAACATCGTCGACCTCGCCGGAGCTGAACTCTTCAATCTCCAGCTCGGTTACGCCCTGACCGTCCACCGCGCCCAGGGCAGCGAGTGGGGCACCGTGCTGGGCGTGCTGCACGAGGCCCATATGCCGATGCTCTCGCGCAATCTGGCCTACACCGCCCTGACGCGGGCCAAGGAGCGTTTCGTGGGCGTCGGTTCGCAGAGTGCCTGGGTGCGGGCGGCGGGCAAGCAGAAAGACGAGCGGTATACGGCCCTGCTGGAGCGGATTCGGGGCTGA
- a CDS encoding IS5 family transposase (programmed frameshift) produces MGRTDLTPEQWAKLEPEWPGNPRHGHAYKPHLPVTNGILWRLKTGAPWRDIPERYGPWETCWDRFTRWSRDGTWKRVLVALQVKEDAQGKIDWDGASLDSTSCKAHRAAVGARKQPAKLGKKGALNDEWLGISRGGRNSKIHVLTEGKRRPLAVLVSEGQASDPTYLLPLLDEVCIRRPGPGRPRKRLPMVRVDRAYGARKYRQQLRSRKIVCVCPERKDAKKARLKKGSRGGRPPKFDAEADKGRQVVECNINRLKDFRALATRYEKRGHQFLAVVHVACIVLWL; encoded by the exons ATGGGCAGAACAGATCTCACGCCGGAACAATGGGCAAAACTGGAGCCTGAATGGCCAGGTAACCCCCGGCACGGACATGCCTACAAGCCGCATCTGCCGGTCACCAATGGCATTCTCTGGCGGCTGAAGACGGGAGCACCGTGGCGGGACATCCCAGAACGGTATGGCCCCTGGGAAACGTGTTGGGATCGCTTCACCCGCTGGTCACGCGATGGCACCTGGAAACGCGTCCTCGTGGCCCTCCAGGTCAAGGAAGATGCTCAGGGAAAGATTGATTGGGACGGCGCGTCCCTGGATAGCACCAGTTGTAAAGCCCACCGCGCTGCGGTGGGCGCACGAAAACAGCCAGCTAAGCTGG GAAAAAAGGGGGCACTCAACGATGAGTGGCTCGGCATCAGCCGTGGAGGACGAAACAGCAAGATCCACGTGCTGACCGAGGGAAAACGCCGCCCGTTGGCCGTGCTGGTGTCGGAGGGTCAGGCCAGCGACCCGACCTACCTGCTTCCCCTCCTTGACGAGGTCTGCATCCGGCGGCCCGGTCCGGGCCGCCCTCGGAAGCGTCTGCCGATGGTGCGCGTAGATCGTGCGTACGGTGCACGGAAGTACCGTCAGCAACTGCGGAGCCGCAAGATCGTCTGTGTTTGTCCTGAACGCAAGGATGCCAAGAAAGCGCGGTTGAAGAAGGGCAGTCGTGGAGGTCGGCCCCCGAAATTCGACGCTGAAGCCGACAAGGGCCGCCAGGTGGTGGAATGCAACATCAATCGGCTCAAGGATTTTAGAGCACTCGCCACCCGCTACGAAAAACGTGGACATCAGTTTTTAGCCGTTGTACACGTTGCGTGCATTGTCCTCTGGCTCTGA
- a CDS encoding glucodextranase DOMON-like domain-containing protein: protein MSVLLAAFLPAALLSATVLLSVPDPAGDANGDGSYQLPARPAVSAAMLDLRLFRAENVGGKLQLSTALGAVGNPWQAPAGFSGLNLDIFVKTGPGGADDLGNLGLRTVQPPGWQEHYRVNGFVAQHFSADTAGKVRLDSGAPRVSLRGTDIVIDTDIQAGAYSYWVMTSLYTPFSPDGVARPGGDTSLSALRSAREGTPAPIDVLLSGDQKSVYTSGALSSVGQVRDVRALTLLGLAVTGLVVASILGVLAWRRGA from the coding sequence GTGTCTGTCCTGCTGGCCGCCTTTTTGCCCGCCGCTCTACTCTCCGCCACTGTGCTGCTGAGCGTGCCCGATCCGGCGGGTGACGCGAACGGCGACGGCAGCTATCAGTTGCCTGCCCGGCCCGCTGTCAGCGCGGCCATGCTCGATCTGCGGCTCTTCAGGGCCGAAAATGTCGGCGGCAAGCTGCAACTGAGCACCGCGCTGGGGGCCGTCGGCAATCCCTGGCAGGCTCCAGCAGGGTTTTCCGGCCTCAACCTCGATATCTTCGTCAAAACCGGGCCGGGTGGGGCCGATGATCTGGGCAACCTGGGGCTGCGCACCGTTCAGCCACCCGGCTGGCAGGAGCACTACCGCGTCAACGGCTTCGTGGCCCAGCACTTTAGCGCCGATACAGCAGGCAAGGTGCGCCTGGACAGCGGTGCGCCGCGTGTTAGCCTGCGCGGCACCGACATTGTCATCGACACCGACATTCAGGCCGGGGCCTACAGCTACTGGGTCATGACCAGCCTCTACACCCCGTTCAGCCCCGACGGCGTGGCGCGGCCCGGCGGCGACACCTCCCTGAGCGCCCTGAGAAGCGCCCGCGAGGGCACCCCCGCGCCGATAGACGTGCTGCTCAGCGGCGATCAGAAATCCGTCTACACCTCCGGCGCGCTCAGCAGCGTGGGCCAGGTGCGCGATGTGCGGGCGCTGACGCTGCTGGGACTGGCAGTGACCGGACTGGTGGTGGCCAGCATACTGGGCGTTCTTGCCTGGCGGCGCGGCGCTTGA
- a CDS encoding DMT family transporter produces the protein MRQTGLAASAGAAWVLLAACLWGLLGIFGKFTQQEGVSPLEIAFWRALLGGGCFALSAGVRRSTLPRGRDLLITGLFGLGGVSIFYGSYQLAVRAGGASLASVLLYTAPAFVALSGWLFWKERLGLRELGAIALTLSGVALISLGGGSGVQVSVLSLGWGLTAGLTYSLYYLYGRVFFERYDPQALYAVALPVGALGLAPFVSFAHKSPAAWSNLGLIALLCTFAAYSAYSLGLRRLNPTRASVIASIEPVVASLLAALLFAERLSALSLLGAVLVVVAALLLSTAPGPQLQPTTHPDALP, from the coding sequence TTGCGACAGACCGGCCTGGCAGCCAGTGCCGGGGCCGCCTGGGTGCTGCTGGCCGCCTGCCTGTGGGGCTTACTGGGTATCTTCGGCAAATTCACGCAGCAGGAAGGCGTCTCGCCGCTGGAGATCGCTTTCTGGCGGGCGCTGCTGGGCGGCGGCTGTTTTGCCCTCAGCGCCGGAGTGCGCCGCAGCACCCTGCCGCGTGGCCGCGATTTGCTCATCACCGGGCTGTTCGGACTGGGTGGGGTCAGCATCTTTTACGGCAGCTACCAACTGGCGGTCCGGGCAGGCGGCGCGAGCCTGGCCTCGGTGCTGCTCTACACCGCCCCAGCGTTCGTGGCACTCTCCGGCTGGCTGTTCTGGAAAGAACGGCTGGGCCTGCGCGAACTCGGGGCCATCGCGCTCACCCTCAGCGGCGTGGCGCTGATTTCGCTGGGCGGCGGCTCGGGCGTGCAGGTCTCAGTCCTCTCGCTCGGCTGGGGCCTTACGGCAGGGCTGACCTACAGCCTGTATTACCTGTATGGCCGGGTCTTCTTCGAGCGCTACGATCCGCAGGCGCTCTACGCTGTGGCGCTGCCGGTGGGTGCGCTGGGCCTGGCCCCGTTCGTAAGTTTCGCCCATAAATCTCCGGCGGCCTGGAGTAACCTCGGGCTGATTGCCTTGCTGTGCACCTTCGCGGCCTACAGCGCCTACAGCCTGGGGCTGCGGCGACTCAATCCCACCCGCGCCAGTGTCATTGCCAGCATTGAGCCGGTGGTGGCCTCATTGCTGGCCGCGCTCCTGTTCGCCGAGCGCCTGAGTGCCCTGTCACTGCTCGGTGCGGTGCTGGTGGTGGTGGCCGCGCTGCTGCTGAGCACTGCACCGGGGCCTCAACTTCAGCCCACCACCCACCCGGACGCGCTACCTTGA
- a CDS encoding 3'-5' exonuclease, with protein MKGEYVVFDLETTGLSPERDAIVEIGALKIRDGQIREQERFETLVRPLNPDGSVRPIPWQAARVHGISDAMVRLAPALGAVLPDFLEFVGAAAVVAHNASFDSGFMRIAAQRHGLLWAPTSELCTVQLSRRAFPRERSHNLGALAQRLGLEFAPGGRHRSFGDVQVTARAFVELSRRLEASPPALAQR; from the coding sequence ATGAAAGGGGAGTATGTCGTCTTTGACCTAGAAACCACCGGCCTGAGTCCGGAAAGGGACGCCATCGTGGAAATTGGCGCACTGAAAATCCGTGACGGCCAGATCCGCGAGCAGGAGCGCTTCGAGACGCTGGTACGGCCCCTGAATCCTGACGGTTCGGTTCGGCCCATTCCCTGGCAGGCCGCCCGCGTTCACGGCATCAGCGACGCGATGGTACGTCTCGCCCCGGCACTCGGCGCAGTGCTACCCGACTTTCTGGAATTCGTGGGTGCGGCGGCAGTGGTGGCCCATAATGCCTCTTTCGACAGCGGCTTCATGCGGATCGCGGCCCAGCGGCATGGTCTGCTGTGGGCACCCACGAGCGAACTCTGTACCGTCCAGCTCTCGCGCCGCGCCTTTCCCCGTGAGCGCTCACACAATCTGGGCGCGCTTGCCCAGCGGCTGGGCCTCGAGTTCGCGCCTGGAGGCCGTCACCGCAGCTTCGGCGACGTGCAGGTCACAGCCCGCGCCTTCGTGGAACTCAGTCGGCGTCTGGAAGCGTCTCCACCGGCCCTGGCCCAGCGCTGA